The following is a genomic window from candidate division WOR-3 bacterium.
GCGCCAGGGATTGACCAGCGCATACTCCTGCTCCCGGCGCTCGACCTTGACGCGCTGGTTGATCGTCAGGTAACATCAATCGTAGCAGCAATGCGCAAAGGGGGTCACGATGTGCCCGGGCCGGCCCGGCTGGTTGCGTCGCCCGATTGACCTCGTCAGTGGTTTCGGCTATTGTCATTCTCGATCACCCACAAGGAGACAAGATGCGAATTCCGGTCCTTCTGTTTGCCCTGTTTGCCGTAGCCCTGGCCATGCCTCCGCGGCCCGGAGTGCTTGAAAGCCGGGGCGCGCCACTGCCGGTCTTTCCGCCCGGCGTAGAAGTGGCCGGACCCAACCGGCTGAGGGATGTAACCAACCTCGAGACCGTCACGATCCTGATGCAGTTCCCCGACAACAAGGCCGACACGCTGGCGCGCTCGCCGGCCCGGTTCGACTCGATGCTCTATTCGACCGGAGTCTACAACGGTCTAGAATACCGTGCAGGCAGCCTGAACGACTACTTCCTCGAGTGCTCGTACGGCAACTATCACGTGCGCGGCGGAATCGCCGGAGACCGTTGGTTCATGTCATCCTACAACTACTCCCGCTACTATGACGGTAACTACCTGCTCTCTACCGGCGATCAGCTAGCCGAAGAGAACATGGCGCAGATCGATGCCTACGTTGACTTCAGTGAATTCGACCTGAACAACGACAACCACATCGACGCGATGTTCATGGTCCACGCCGGGGCCGACGGCTCGGACAACGGCGACGTCAACTGCCTCTGGTCCCACGCCATACCCTACTTCAACTACCAGACCAATGACGGTGTGACGATCGACGGCGTCACCAACGTGCCGGAGTTCGCGATGGTCACCGAAGCCAAAGACACGACGATGTGCTGCATCGCGGTGATGTGCCACGAACTTGGGCACCTTGTCGGTCTCCCCGACCTGTACACCGGCAGCCGCAACGACTGGGGCCCGGGATACTGGAGCTTGATGTCGTACGGCGCGTGGGGCGCGGGCGGTAACACGCCGTGGAGTCCCTCCCACCCCGATGCGTGGTGTCTCAACGAAGCCGGGTTCGTCACCCCCACAGTCGTGACGACCAACCTGTACAATGTCCGCATCCCACCGGTCATCGACGAACCGGTCGTGTACAAAGCGTGGCGCGGCGGTACTGACCGCGATACCTGCTTCTACCTCGAAAACCGCCAGAAGAAGGGATTCGACTCCCCGCTGCCCGGCGCCGGCCTCGCCATCTGGCACATTGACCCGTCTCGCAGCGGCATGTGGAACGTGGTAGACCTCGAAGAAGACTCGACCTTCCACCTCGACCACGGGTTCGGATACCGGCCCGACCCCCATGTCTACCACCAGGAGATGGGCGACACGTCCGACGTGCTGCCGGGCATCTGGAACCGGGTGGTTTTTGACTCGGCCAGCAAACCGTCGAGCCGCGACCGCAGCAACCGCTCGACCGGGGTCTGCATCAGGAACATCCGCGAGTCCGGCGACACCATAATCTGTGATATCATCGTGAAACCTGAATCGGTCGGCATCGCTCAACTCCCGACTCCCCACTCCCCACTCACGCCTCCTCAGGCCTCCCCCAACCCCTTTTCACTCGAGGTCTACCTGTCCGGTCTGCCGGCCCGTGCCGATGCCCGCGTCTACTCGGCCGGCGGGACGCTTGTCTGGAACGCTCAGGTGTCGGCTGCTGGAAGTCTGAGTTGGTCCGGTCGAAACCAGTCCGGCGCCCGACTTCCGGAGGGCATCTACCTCGTGCAGTTGAACGGGACCTCAACTCTGCCTGTCAAGGTCGTGCTCAAACGCTAGCCGCGACAGAAGCCGAGGAAGGACGCTGCTTCTCCTTCCTGATGCCGGACTTCTGAGTTCTGACTCCGCCCGGGCTGGTGTCCGTCTTGACTTTGCTGGATGCCACCCTATCCTTTGCCCCTTAGTCAGTCATTGGGGGATCGTCTAACTGGCAGGACAGCTGGCTCTGGACCAGCCGGTTGGGGTTCAAATCCCTATCCCCCAGTTTCCACTGACCTGGCGCCACCCGGCTACGGGTGGCGTCGCGGTTTCCGGACCTCCGAGCTCGCCGCACCTTGGCCCGGTAAGCAGTCGTCACACCCCAGGCGTCCGGCGCGTGCGCAGTAGAAACACCTGACGGGAAACAAGCCGGGAATCGGCCGGCTACTGGTCGCCAGAGGGGCTGAGCCGCAACCTGCCGGTCGCAACGAACCAGTCGATAGTGTCCTTCACCGTATCGGCCAGGGCGCGCGGCGCGTATCCCAGTTCGCGCGCCGCCTTGGAGCGGTCCATCAGGCAATTGGAACGCAGGACTCGTAGCGAGTAGCTGGTGAATCTCGGCCTGGCCCGCCGCAGCCGGTAGTACAGCGGTGCGAACGAGGCAGCGAGACGAGCCAGCCAGAATGGGAGCCTGCGGGCCCGGGCCCTGACGCCCGTGACCCGCTCGAGCAGAAAGAGCAGGTCTCTCACCGAAATCCGCTCACCGGACAGGATGTAGCTCTCACCGCTTCGGCCTCTCTCGGCAGCCAGCAGCAACCCGGTGACCACATCCCGGACATCCACGAAGTCGTATGCCCCGTCGACATACGCGGACAGACGCCCGCGGGCGAAGTCCATGAAGAGATGTCCCATCTCCGAGAGCCGGAAGTCGTACGGTCCGACAATGCCGGAAGGAAAGGCGATGACCGCATCCAGTCCCTGCTCGATGGTCTTCCGGACCTCGATGCTGGCGCGAGCCTTGGAGCGGGCGTAGTCGCCGTCCAGCGCCTCGGGACGGAAGTCCGTTGTCTCACAGACTGGAACTCCGGGGGGCGGTTCCTCGAGGGCGTGGACTGAACTGGTGTAGACCAGCCGGCGCACGCCCGCCTTCAGGCAGGCCTGCGCCGCGTTTCGTGCCCCGAGCACGTTCACCTCCTGCAGCAGCTTCGACTGGCCGCCGGATATCGTTATGATGCCGGCAAGGTGATAGACCAGGTCCGCACCGGCAAAAGCCGCAACCAGGGAATGGAAGTCCCGTACGTCGGAGCGCACGACCTCGACATCGAGCCCGGCAATCGCCTCGGTTGTCTCGGAAGGGTGAACGACAGCCCGTACCATCCGCCCGCGGCGCACCAGCTCCCGGACCAGGACGTTGCCGACATGGCCGGTCGCTCCGGTTACGACGTTTACCGACCGGGAGGATACGGGCTCAGTGCTACCAGCAGCTATGTTGACAGTTTACTATATTAATCATTGCCTGTCAACATAAGCAAAGAAGGATGGACGCGGAGACCGTATGGCGGCTGCTACTGCGCCCGAGTTGAGTCCCGCTGACCTTCCGAGAGTCCCATGGCCATCTGCTCGAGGGTCTCGATGAACACCTTCAGGTCTTCTCGCCGGACCCGGCGCATCATCTGGGCCAGCCCCTGTCGCTGCACTTTCGCCAGGCCGCGCGCCACGGTCTGGCCCTTCGCAGTCAGGCGCACGAGCACGACCCGGCGGTCCTCTACCCCATGCTCGCGCTCAATCAGCCCCTTCCTCACCAGCCGGTCAACCAGTCCCGAAGCGTTGGCCTTGGTCAGGCCCAGGAACCGGGCCAGGTCGTTCATCCGCGATTCCCGCTGCATCATCAGGGCCTGCAGAATCATCGCCTGAGAGAAAGAGAACTCCTGCCCGAACGCCTCGATGGAAGTCAGCAGCCGCAGCCCGCGCACGAGGATCGGGCTCAGCCACTCGAGCTTGGAAAGGTAGAACTTCTCTCTGTTCATGACTGGTATGATTATGTAGGCGAACCGGGCTTTGTCAATGACCTGCCTACCGAACTTGTTTCCGTCTCCCTCCACAGCCGTGAGTGCGAGGCGCACGGCAACGGCGAGGGATTTCGCCCGGGTCTATTGACTCCGCTTCCCTGGCCGCTAGTATAGCCAATCATGAAAGAAGACGGCGTCGTCAAAGAGATACCCCACAAGTCCGAGAACTTCTCCGAGTGGTACACCGCGGTCGTCCTCAAGGCCGAGCTGGCCGACTACGCGCCGGTGCGCGGCTGCATGGTCATCCGGCCGTACGGCTACGCGCTCTGGGAGAACATGCAGGCCAGGCTCGATAAGCGCATCAAGGACACCGGCCACGTCAACGCCTACTTTCCGACCCTCATCCCGGAGAGCTTCCTGACCAAGGAAGCCGAGCACGTGAAGGGGTTCTCGCCCCAGGTAGCATGGGTAACGCACGGCGGCGACGAGAAGCTGACCGAACGGCTGGCGCTCAGGCCCACCAGCGAGGCCATCATCAACACGATGTACTCGAAGTGGGTGAAGAGCTACCGCGACCTGCCGGTACTCATCAACCAGTGGTGCAACATCTTCCGCTGGGAGAAGGCGACCCGCCTGTTCCTGCGCACCCTCGAGTTCCTCTGGCAGGAAGGCCACACGCTCCATCGCACCCGCGACGAGGCCCAAGTTGAAACGCTGAAGATACTCGACCTCTATGTTGACTTTGTGGAGAACGACCTCGCCCTGCCCGTGCTCGCCGGCGCCAAGCCCGAGTCCGAGAAGTTTCCCGGCGCGGTCGACACCTATTCCATCGAGGCGCTGATGCCCGACGGACAGGCCCTGCAGGCGGGCACGTCGCACCTCCTGGGCCAGCACTTCTCCGAGGCGTTCGACATCAAGTACCTGGACGAGGACAACACCGAAAAGCACCCCTGGGGCACGTCCTGGGGAGTCTCAACCCGGCTCATTGGCGGGCTCATCATGACCCATGGCGACGACAAGGGTCTGTTCATGCCGCCGCGCGTCGCTCCCTTTCAGGCGGTCATCGTTCCGATTCTCTTCGGCAAGAACGACGAGGCGGTGCTCGCCAAGTGCCGCGAGACCAAGGCGCAACTGGCAGACTACCGGGTGCAACTCGACGACCGCACCACCCAGACCGCGGGCTGGAAGTACAATGAGTATGAGATGCGCGGCGTGCCGGTCCGCATCGAAATCGGCCCCAAGGACGTGGCCAAGGAGCAGTGTGTGCTGGTGCCGCGTGACGGCTCAGGCAAGCGGTTCGTGCCGCTGGCCGGACTGCCCGAGACGCTGGGCAAGCTGCTGGACGAGATTCAGGCCGGGATGCTGGCGCGCGCCCGCGACTTCGCGGCTTCGCGCACTTCGGACGCCGCGACCGTGGACGAGTTCAAGGGTGCGCTGGAAGCAAAGCCGGGCTACGTCCGCGTCCACTGGTGCAAGTCGCAGGAGTGCGAGAACGCACTGATCGAGGCAACCAAGACCACTCCGCGCAACATGCCGGCGGACGACCAGGGAAGACCGGGCAAGTGCATCGTCTGCGGCAAGGACTCAGACACGGTCATCTACTACGCCCGGACGTACTGACCTCGGTCCGCCCGTCAGCAACCAGGCGCATTCACCCGCATCGCCGGCCCCTACATCACGGCGTGTGACCAGGAACCAAGATGCTGAGTGCTAGCGGACGGTGATGAGGTCCCGGATCGACTCGAACTTCTTCGGCCCGATGCCCTTGACGTCCTGAATCTCTGCGGGCGAATCGAAGCGTCCTACCGTCTCGCGGAACTGGATGATCCGCTCCGCCGTCCTGGGACCGATACCAGGCAGCGTCTGCAGCAACTCGGAGCTGGCGGTGTTGATGTTCACGAGACCGCCGGTCTGCCGGCGGACCAGGCCGGGCGTTGCCGGGTATAGCCTGACGGGCGGGACGCGCGGCAGTGTTTCCTGGGCGGCCGCGAAGGAAATCCAGAGGTCGGTCAGACTCTGCGGCACCCGCCTGCCCGTGACCGGAACTGCTGCCCGCTCCAGCCACTGTTCGGTTGTGGCGACTCGGTAGGTTCCGGGCAACCGGTTCCTGACGCGAACACGGCCCACTTGCGAGGCTTCCGGCCAGACTGCGGTGTCGCCTGTAACGAAGTAGTCGGCGCCGGCCAGCAACGGCGCGGGCTCGTGTGGACCGATCTTCTCCGGTACCACCAGCCGCGCCAGCATGGTGTCGTCCATTGAAACCAGACGCACGGCTCGGCGATAGGGCGCCGCGCCAAACAGCGACCCGCGGTTGAGAGGACCTGCACCGAGCCCGGCTTCGATCTCGTAGGCGGGCAAGACCGCGATATCCGCCTTCGCCTGGCGCCGCACCGCCTCTGCAACCAGCGTGCCGAGTTGCAGCAACCCGGCGCTGTCCGGCAGGTACTCTACCGCGTTCAGACAGAGAGACGAGTCCTCGACTGCCCGGTCAAGTCCGCGCAGCCACGCCCCGGCCGACGAGCTGTCCCTGTCAGATCCGGGATCAACGTTCATCTGACGAACCTCCGTCTGGTAGATTGTCCGCTCGGTCTTGTTGAACAGCAAGTCGACAATCCCCAGCCGCTGACCGAAGGCAGCTGCTGTCACTACCGGGGTCATCTCTGCCCCGGCCATGCGGTTCTCGACTGCCCCAGTGCTGCCGCAGCAGACGACAAGGTCTATCTCTCTGAAGCTGTCGGCGATTGCGCAGCCATCCTCAGTGCTGAGGTGCCCGACGGCGATGACGACGTCCGCGCTCTCGGCGAGCGCCAGCGGCAGGTACCGGCGCATCTGACTGGCCGGGTCATCGACTACCCAACCACCGACGTCTTCGCGCAGGTTCAGCCGTGGTATGGACGGATCGGTGATCCCGATCACCGCCAGCTTCACTCCCATGATGTCTCTTACCAGGTACGGGCGGAAGAGCGGGGTCCGTCTTCGGAGTGCGACGTCAAGCGTTGGATCGGTGAGAATCGGGAACCTGGCCGTCCTGGCCAAGATCTCGAAGTTCGCAGCCCCGCCGGTGAAGTCTCTCGGACCAGGCACGGCGGCGTCGTATCCGGCCGCGTTCATGAATTCGACCGCGGCCCGGCCCTGAGAGCTGTCGCCTGCAGGTGAACCGAACCCGAAATCGCCGCAGTCAAGCAGAAGCGTCGCGTCGGTCCGCTCCTTCCCGATGAGCCGCAGTAGGTTGTCCCAGCCGCCGAGCAGCCGACGCGGCAGGCC
Proteins encoded in this region:
- a CDS encoding M6 family metalloprotease domain-containing protein, which codes for MRIPVLLFALFAVALAMPPRPGVLESRGAPLPVFPPGVEVAGPNRLRDVTNLETVTILMQFPDNKADTLARSPARFDSMLYSTGVYNGLEYRAGSLNDYFLECSYGNYHVRGGIAGDRWFMSSYNYSRYYDGNYLLSTGDQLAEENMAQIDAYVDFSEFDLNNDNHIDAMFMVHAGADGSDNGDVNCLWSHAIPYFNYQTNDGVTIDGVTNVPEFAMVTEAKDTTMCCIAVMCHELGHLVGLPDLYTGSRNDWGPGYWSLMSYGAWGAGGNTPWSPSHPDAWCLNEAGFVTPTVVTTNLYNVRIPPVIDEPVVYKAWRGGTDRDTCFYLENRQKKGFDSPLPGAGLAIWHIDPSRSGMWNVVDLEEDSTFHLDHGFGYRPDPHVYHQEMGDTSDVLPGIWNRVVFDSASKPSSRDRSNRSTGVCIRNIRESGDTIICDIIVKPESVGIAQLPTPHSPLTPPQASPNPFSLEVYLSGLPARADARVYSAGGTLVWNAQVSAAGSLSWSGRNQSGARLPEGIYLVQLNGTSTLPVKVVLKR
- a CDS encoding proline--tRNA ligase, which produces MKEDGVVKEIPHKSENFSEWYTAVVLKAELADYAPVRGCMVIRPYGYALWENMQARLDKRIKDTGHVNAYFPTLIPESFLTKEAEHVKGFSPQVAWVTHGGDEKLTERLALRPTSEAIINTMYSKWVKSYRDLPVLINQWCNIFRWEKATRLFLRTLEFLWQEGHTLHRTRDEAQVETLKILDLYVDFVENDLALPVLAGAKPESEKFPGAVDTYSIEALMPDGQALQAGTSHLLGQHFSEAFDIKYLDEDNTEKHPWGTSWGVSTRLIGGLIMTHGDDKGLFMPPRVAPFQAVIVPILFGKNDEAVLAKCRETKAQLADYRVQLDDRTTQTAGWKYNEYEMRGVPVRIEIGPKDVAKEQCVLVPRDGSGKRFVPLAGLPETLGKLLDEIQAGMLARARDFAASRTSDAATVDEFKGALEAKPGYVRVHWCKSQECENALIEATKTTPRNMPADDQGRPGKCIVCGKDSDTVIYYARTY
- a CDS encoding transposase; its protein translation is MLGLLLALVCAAPPSRSDFQALRILYTGDLHGRSTPSADFASAGLPRRLLGGWDNLLRLIGKERTDATLLLDCGDFGFGSPAGDSSQGRAAVEFMNAAGYDAAVPGPRDFTGGAANFEILARTARFPILTDPTLDVALRRRTPLFRPYLVRDIMGVKLAVIGITDPSIPRLNLREDVGGWVVDDPASQMRRYLPLALAESADVVIAVGHLSTEDGCAIADSFREIDLVVCCGSTGAVENRMAGAEMTPVVTAAAFGQRLGIVDLLFNKTERTIYQTEVRQMNVDPGSDRDSSSAGAWLRGLDRAVEDSSLCLNAVEYLPDSAGLLQLGTLVAEAVRRQAKADIAVLPAYEIEAGLGAGPLNRGSLFGAAPYRRAVRLVSMDDTMLARLVVPEKIGPHEPAPLLAGADYFVTGDTAVWPEASQVGRVRVRNRLPGTYRVATTEQWLERAAVPVTGRRVPQSLTDLWISFAAAQETLPRVPPVRLYPATPGLVRRQTGGLVNINTASSELLQTLPGIGPRTAERIIQFRETVGRFDSPAEIQDVKGIGPKKFESIRDLITVR
- a CDS encoding winged helix DNA-binding protein, whose amino-acid sequence is MNREKFYLSKLEWLSPILVRGLRLLTSIEAFGQEFSFSQAMILQALMMQRESRMNDLARFLGLTKANASGLVDRLVRKGLIEREHGVEDRRVVLVRLTAKGQTVARGLAKVQRQGLAQMMRRVRREDLKVFIETLEQMAMGLSEGQRDSTRAQ
- a CDS encoding SDR family oxidoreductase, translated to MAAGSTEPVSSRSVNVVTGATGHVGNVLVRELVRRGRMVRAVVHPSETTEAIAGLDVEVVRSDVRDFHSLVAAFAGADLVYHLAGIITISGGQSKLLQEVNVLGARNAAQACLKAGVRRLVYTSSVHALEEPPPGVPVCETTDFRPEALDGDYARSKARASIEVRKTIEQGLDAVIAFPSGIVGPYDFRLSEMGHLFMDFARGRLSAYVDGAYDFVDVRDVVTGLLLAAERGRSGESYILSGERISVRDLLFLLERVTGVRARARRLPFWLARLAASFAPLYYRLRRARPRFTSYSLRVLRSNCLMDRSKAARELGYAPRALADTVKDTIDWFVATGRLRLSPSGDQ